One genomic window of Microcoleus sp. FACHB-831 includes the following:
- a CDS encoding 2-isopropylmalate synthase gives MEVQPNGDRILIFDTTLRDGEQCPGATLNVDEKLIIARQLARLGVDIIEAGFAYASPGDFEAVEKIAKTVGTEDGPVICSLARAIKADIEAAAKALKPAAKGRIHTFISTSDIHLEYQLRKSRAEVLAIAEEMVAYAKSFMDDVEFSPMDAARSDPEYLYQVLERTIAAGAKTINIPDTVGYMTPSEFGDLIRGIKENVPNINQAVISVHGHNDLGLAVANFLEAVKNGARQLECTINGIGERAGNASLEELVMALHVRRSYYNPFLGRPAESEEPLTNIDTRQIYKTSRLVSNLTGMLVQPNKAIVGANAFAHESGIHQDGVLKNKLTYEIMDAQSIGLTDNQIVLGKHSGRHAFGARLKELGFELSEDDINKAFVKFKDMADKKKEITDWDLEAIVNDEIQQAPELFRVELVQVSCGSNSRPTATVTLRTPTGEELTDAAIGTGPVDAVYKAINRVVNVPNQLIEFSVQSVTAGIDAIGEVTIRLKHDERIFSGHAANTDIIVASAQAYVNALNRLYAATQNSGENPATAVGSTV, from the coding sequence ATGGAAGTTCAACCTAACGGGGATCGGATTCTTATTTTTGATACCACGCTACGGGATGGCGAACAATGCCCCGGAGCTACGCTGAATGTAGACGAAAAGCTAATAATTGCCAGACAGCTAGCTCGTCTGGGAGTGGATATAATTGAGGCGGGTTTTGCTTATGCTAGCCCAGGAGATTTTGAGGCAGTTGAGAAGATTGCTAAGACAGTAGGGACAGAAGATGGCCCGGTTATCTGTAGTTTAGCAAGAGCAATTAAAGCAGATATTGAAGCAGCCGCAAAAGCCTTGAAACCTGCGGCAAAGGGTAGAATACACACCTTTATTTCTACTTCAGATATTCATCTGGAGTATCAGTTGAGGAAGTCAAGGGCAGAGGTATTAGCGATCGCAGAAGAAATGGTTGCATACGCCAAATCCTTCATGGACGATGTAGAATTCTCGCCCATGGATGCAGCCCGCTCCGATCCAGAATATTTATATCAAGTACTAGAGCGCACTATTGCTGCTGGCGCCAAAACCATCAACATTCCCGATACCGTCGGTTACATGACTCCCAGCGAGTTTGGTGACTTAATTCGGGGAATTAAAGAAAATGTCCCTAACATCAACCAAGCGGTTATTTCCGTTCACGGACACAACGACTTAGGCTTGGCTGTCGCTAACTTTCTAGAAGCCGTAAAGAACGGCGCACGCCAACTAGAATGCACCATCAACGGCATTGGCGAACGCGCTGGAAACGCATCTTTAGAAGAATTGGTGATGGCGCTTCACGTGCGGCGATCGTATTACAACCCATTTTTGGGACGCCCCGCCGAGTCAGAAGAACCGCTAACTAATATCGACACGCGACAAATTTACAAGACTTCTCGCCTAGTTTCCAACTTAACAGGAATGCTAGTGCAGCCGAATAAAGCAATTGTAGGCGCTAATGCCTTTGCTCACGAATCTGGCATTCACCAAGATGGCGTGCTAAAGAACAAGCTAACCTACGAAATCATGGATGCCCAATCCATCGGATTGACAGACAATCAGATTGTACTGGGCAAACATTCAGGACGCCATGCTTTCGGCGCTCGCTTGAAAGAATTGGGATTTGAACTATCAGAGGATGATATCAATAAAGCATTCGTCAAGTTCAAAGACATGGCGGATAAGAAGAAGGAAATCACCGATTGGGATTTGGAAGCCATCGTCAATGATGAAATTCAACAGGCTCCCGAACTATTTCGTGTTGAATTAGTGCAGGTTTCTTGTGGTAGCAACTCTCGTCCTACAGCAACGGTGACGCTGCGGACGCCAACTGGTGAAGAACTGACAGATGCAGCTATTGGCACTGGCCCTGTGGATGCAGTATACAAGGCCATCAACCGCGTTGTTAACGTACCAAACCAACTGATTGAGTTTTCCGTTCAGTCAGTGACTGCGGGGATTGATGCAATCGGGGAAGTGACGATTCGCCTGAAGCACGACGAACGGATATTTTCCGGTCATGCTGCCAACACGGATATTATCGTCGCTTCTGCTCAAGCTTACGTCAACGCCCTGAATAGGCTGTATGCGGCTACACAGAACTCAGGGGAAAATCCTGCGACTGCTGTGGGTAGTACCGTGTAA
- a CDS encoding pPIWI_RE module domain-containing protein has product MTKIILPGAWELTKDVQRDIFGLYVPNSWRQIANSLAQKRAKKGYRGVPVYSLDLLIAASFPKIIQTVRNGWQKPGVPWLFATETADLSNLGDLIKDWLRSEFSWCLGEDEVNSVLDNLNDDDWHWEDPQTYSLLHPRNQAEKNILYQAIPDYLAQEFLEKPTVAFGADDKYKLTFYRVVRLKGAELMSWPPDPVVLLNSQGEVREDRAYISFVISFKLQTVPWRSQPIIYHELSIRRWFAEPLIREKKNNVPYKGATAYIGDRRRWLDGQRQPFCFTPLIMKRQGKEEKELKWPQAINELLLINDCKIPDPIELVKNPTYNWMGNGTISSGIEAAISYDTRHTGEIPSKPGVSLLDLYSLDKAIQERLPVQRVGEAVKVSGSVKPFWPLDKPKKPKIANIVDDQNQATKEKKPKKVKVSDELSTTMLRPKIAAPAVFRETENTLCTILILWETKECRDALIAEICQLLSLSPTGEENIYKGSHGSLCIKTQHVQDLTQNFNVDDTSVPGNNRQKRRDHLLEERIKKIVSFLPAPEGLSGTIIEIKPKPFIPENDAKLAWRIAPMQKGYVNQHIHRITFTTKEGKEKITNSGRERVKRAVSDLLRQCGILPAPPLIKLEIDGIEPHVWLTCFYVLRRTKKTTASNNPNTAVLMVRVNPVTGKVEMTTPSLLTKWVSYPVGLKHLLSEKWNPDSYFNETTEDIGDEQQPWDKEREQRLINKFVADCLRDCLNTPIADNKSPKILFMAEAQNARLKLPWLQNPNLSDALKQLQITKPGEINRLWIVRLRIADSGEVPVAIVKDSPGSKTSGLFCWQDVCDDGENTLYLSVRKPLTTEQDLLRKSQSRLDNGNRQAGKARLLEIAIAPNPEIAPARLACFVHSLRSRWPYFADDVSLPFPFPFATKAKEYAVSAKDTVEASESNESLIT; this is encoded by the coding sequence ATGACTAAAATCATTCTCCCCGGCGCCTGGGAACTCACAAAAGATGTGCAACGCGATATTTTTGGACTCTATGTTCCTAATTCCTGGCGGCAAATTGCCAACTCCCTTGCTCAGAAGCGTGCCAAAAAAGGTTATCGAGGCGTGCCAGTCTACTCCCTCGATCTTTTAATAGCTGCAAGCTTTCCCAAAATCATCCAAACTGTGCGTAATGGCTGGCAAAAACCCGGTGTACCTTGGTTGTTCGCAACAGAAACCGCAGACCTTTCTAACCTGGGAGATTTAATCAAAGATTGGCTAAGATCTGAATTTAGCTGGTGTCTGGGAGAAGATGAAGTTAATTCTGTTCTCGACAATCTTAACGATGACGATTGGCACTGGGAAGATCCACAAACGTATTCCTTACTTCATCCCCGAAACCAAGCAGAAAAAAATATCCTCTACCAGGCAATTCCAGATTACCTTGCACAAGAGTTTCTCGAAAAACCGACAGTTGCCTTTGGTGCAGATGATAAATACAAACTGACATTCTATCGGGTTGTTCGTCTCAAAGGAGCCGAATTAATGTCATGGCCTCCCGATCCAGTTGTGCTACTAAACTCCCAGGGAGAAGTACGAGAAGACCGCGCCTACATCTCGTTTGTCATCAGTTTTAAATTACAAACAGTCCCCTGGCGCTCTCAACCCATCATCTACCACGAACTTTCAATTCGGCGATGGTTCGCGGAACCTCTGATTAGGGAGAAAAAGAATAACGTACCGTACAAAGGAGCCACCGCTTATATTGGCGATCGCCGTCGTTGGTTGGATGGTCAGCGTCAACCTTTCTGCTTTACTCCACTCATTATGAAGCGTCAAGGAAAGGAAGAAAAGGAACTGAAATGGCCTCAAGCCATCAACGAATTACTTCTTATAAACGACTGCAAAATTCCTGACCCCATTGAGTTAGTTAAAAACCCAACTTACAACTGGATGGGGAACGGTACTATCTCCAGTGGGATAGAAGCTGCGATCTCCTATGACACTCGACATACCGGTGAAATACCCAGCAAACCTGGTGTCAGTCTGCTGGATTTATACAGCCTCGATAAAGCTATTCAAGAACGTCTACCCGTTCAGCGAGTGGGTGAGGCGGTAAAAGTGTCAGGTTCTGTTAAGCCTTTCTGGCCGCTTGATAAACCCAAAAAGCCCAAAATTGCCAATATTGTTGACGACCAAAACCAAGCCACCAAGGAAAAAAAGCCTAAGAAAGTGAAGGTTTCCGACGAGTTATCTACCACAATGCTGCGACCGAAAATCGCAGCACCCGCCGTATTTCGTGAAACTGAAAATACCCTATGCACCATACTTATTCTCTGGGAAACCAAAGAATGTCGAGATGCTCTCATTGCTGAAATTTGTCAGCTACTTTCTTTATCACCAACAGGAGAAGAAAATATCTATAAAGGCTCTCATGGTTCGCTGTGTATCAAGACTCAGCACGTTCAAGACCTCACGCAAAACTTTAATGTTGATGATACCTCAGTACCCGGAAATAACCGCCAAAAACGACGCGATCATTTGCTAGAAGAACGCATTAAAAAGATTGTTTCATTCCTACCTGCACCTGAAGGACTCAGCGGTACAATAATCGAAATTAAGCCTAAACCCTTCATACCAGAAAACGATGCGAAGCTGGCATGGCGAATTGCACCGATGCAAAAAGGCTATGTCAATCAGCACATCCACCGCATAACTTTTACTACTAAGGAAGGCAAGGAAAAAATTACTAACTCTGGCCGAGAACGGGTTAAACGAGCAGTATCAGACTTGCTACGACAGTGCGGAATTCTACCTGCTCCTCCGTTAATCAAGTTGGAAATTGATGGTATCGAGCCTCATGTGTGGCTGACGTGTTTCTATGTCCTGCGGCGCACTAAAAAAACAACTGCCAGCAACAATCCCAATACTGCCGTGCTGATGGTACGAGTTAACCCAGTAACGGGAAAAGTAGAAATGACAACCCCTTCTTTATTAACAAAATGGGTATCTTATCCAGTTGGACTGAAACACCTTCTGAGTGAAAAATGGAACCCAGATTCCTATTTCAATGAAACCACTGAAGACATCGGCGATGAACAACAGCCTTGGGATAAAGAACGCGAACAACGGCTTATTAATAAATTCGTTGCTGACTGTTTGCGCGATTGCCTGAATACTCCAATTGCAGATAATAAATCTCCCAAAATACTATTCATGGCTGAAGCACAAAATGCCCGATTGAAGTTACCTTGGCTACAAAACCCAAATCTATCCGATGCTTTGAAGCAGCTGCAAATTACAAAACCGGGAGAAATAAATCGCTTGTGGATTGTGCGGCTACGAATTGCAGACAGCGGTGAAGTACCCGTAGCTATTGTTAAGGATTCTCCAGGCAGCAAAACCAGCGGTCTATTCTGCTGGCAAGATGTGTGTGATGATGGAGAAAATACGCTCTACCTCAGCGTTAGAAAGCCTTTAACTACTGAACAGGACTTATTACGCAAATCGCAGTCTCGGCTTGATAATGGCAACCGACAAGCTGGGAAGGCGAGATTATTAGAGATAGCGATCGCTCCAAATCCAGAAATCGCACCCGCTCGTCTAGCTTGCTTCGTCCACAGTCTCAGGAGTCGTTGGCCTTATTTTGCCGATGATGTTTCCCTGCCATTTCCTTTTCCCTTTGCAACCAAAGCCAAAGAATATGCTGTTAGTGCCAAGGATACTGTGGAAGCCAGCGAATCCAACGAATCCCTAATTACTTAA
- a CDS encoding Fis family transcriptional regulator, whose translation MKITKHRQKILDALQEWFRIHKEGPTLEELCQELGMQPSQKATLQRWLQTMRGIDVEWEDHAARSLRLLRSEPEEPPMQIPVQETLRYLATGVVEWEKQEPVKRAHPPEALRIGMSRMYLTSLLRGEEENTPANLPEFFDWAKQPITNWKSTQEIKNISPDVTLIEDGLVSDFATLWQVSGKDVAAQVQEAALKDVLEYCRGHQLEDAYREFRKLIITKPTLEYKEYRKLLSSPQLRPLRELLSGLDIYVDMVKLASENTYHLCPRCKYVQRRRADDTYSCRNAWCERLCAKLKLAPLRSITKEEAEDWKAVTPGVHLYGTLPGIWEIKLAEELTKLGVRVTLWPNVDEFDLLVELSRKVRWAIDVKDWSCLDEERLQKVKHRPDATETFVVFPHEREESLRIKVVREQFEPELGGVRLMLFSEIIAKAKEIRENKNHA comes from the coding sequence GTGAAGATTACCAAGCACCGACAGAAAATCCTGGATGCTCTGCAAGAGTGGTTTCGCATCCATAAAGAGGGGCCAACCCTGGAAGAGTTGTGTCAAGAACTGGGAATGCAACCAAGCCAGAAAGCAACCCTTCAGCGGTGGTTGCAGACGATGCGAGGCATTGATGTGGAGTGGGAAGATCACGCTGCACGAAGTCTCCGCCTCCTGAGATCGGAACCGGAGGAACCCCCAATGCAGATACCTGTACAAGAAACTCTTCGGTATCTGGCGACTGGCGTAGTGGAGTGGGAAAAACAAGAACCAGTAAAACGCGCACACCCACCAGAAGCACTCCGCATCGGGATGTCCAGGATGTATTTAACTTCCCTGCTGAGGGGAGAAGAAGAAAATACCCCAGCGAACCTTCCCGAATTTTTCGACTGGGCAAAACAACCAATTACTAACTGGAAATCAACCCAGGAAATCAAAAACATTTCACCGGATGTCACCCTCATAGAAGACGGGCTAGTTTCCGATTTTGCGACACTTTGGCAAGTTTCAGGCAAAGATGTGGCGGCGCAGGTACAGGAAGCCGCACTTAAAGATGTACTGGAATATTGCAGGGGACATCAGCTGGAAGATGCCTATCGAGAATTTCGCAAGCTGATTATTACTAAGCCCACTCTTGAATACAAAGAATATCGGAAACTGCTATCTTCACCCCAACTCAGGCCACTGCGCGAATTGTTGTCGGGGCTGGATATCTATGTCGATATGGTTAAGTTGGCTTCTGAAAATACATATCATTTATGCCCCCGCTGCAAGTATGTCCAGCGACGACGCGCCGATGATACTTATAGCTGCCGAAACGCATGGTGCGAACGGCTGTGTGCAAAACTCAAACTCGCGCCGCTGCGATCTATTACCAAAGAGGAAGCTGAGGATTGGAAAGCTGTTACTCCAGGCGTGCATTTGTACGGAACACTGCCGGGAATTTGGGAAATAAAGTTGGCAGAAGAACTCACAAAACTGGGTGTTCGTGTCACTCTATGGCCGAATGTTGATGAATTTGACTTACTCGTAGAGTTAAGCCGCAAAGTCCGCTGGGCGATTGATGTTAAAGATTGGTCATGCCTGGATGAGGAACGTTTGCAGAAGGTGAAACATCGTCCTGATGCAACAGAAACCTTTGTGGTTTTCCCACATGAGCGAGAAGAGTCTTTGCGAATCAAGGTGGTGCGCGAACAGTTTGAACCTGAATTGGGCGGAGTGCGTTTGATGCTATTTAGCGAAATCATAGCCAAGGCTAAAGAAATTAGGGAGAATAAAAATCATGCGTGA